CTGAACTATTACTTGAACATGTAATACTACGCCATTGTTGCTATGAAGAACGAAAAGGAAGAATCAACTATTACAAACATTTAAACCATATTTGTCGCTTAGCTTGACGCCAATGCGCCTTCGCGGGTATGACTAATACAGGTTCACAGTACTATGTGAGAGATAAAATGCTTATATTCATCAAAACACGCAAAAGATATCTCAGAGTTCCTCTTTTATTTATCTTGTTTTATCTTTATGTCACCCCCTGCGGGGGGCAGCAGATTACCGAAAATATAATTGATACAACATCTACATGGATCAATCAGTGCCGCACCCAAAAGGACATTGAGACACTCATAATAGACCAGAAGTTAAACAGTGTTGCTGCGTCGCATAGTATGAAAATGGTTGAACTTGATATGCTCTCTGACAGTAGTAAGGAATTGGGGACGCCATTTGAAAGGATCAAATCAGCAGGTCTTACAGATATAAACAACCTTGTTGTTGTATCAAAAGCAAAAAATATTGACCTCCTGCAAAATCAACTGGAATCCCCTGAAAACCTTTTAAAAATACTATCCCCTGAAATGACCCATATGGGTATCGGTGTAAAGCAGGATTCAGCGGGTGAATTCTGGCTGACCATTCATATGTCTGAACGGGCTATAACCTTTGCTGAATTTATCCTCAGTCAATCCTACACAGAAGATGCGCAGCGTTCCATTACAATTAAAGGTAATAGCTTATCCAAAAGGATAAAGGTTATACTCGCCTCTACTGAAACCTTATATCCAAAGGTTGATGTTGATCAGATTATATTGCCACAACCCAATGGTGATTTTGAGATTACCTTGAATTTTGGTGAAGCAACCGGGAGTTTTGATTTTGAATTCTATGTGGAAAAGGATGGGGGCTATAAACTAATGAATTTTTTTAACATCAGTATCTGATAATTACAGTCGATGGGTAGAGAATAATAAGTGGTTAAACGGGCATTCGTATTTTTTATTATTTATTTAAGTCTGTTCATTCCAGGCACGGCATGGGGAACACTCCACTATTATTCAGGGAGTATGGAGAGCCGCTTTGAGATGAAGCATACCTATACTATTATAGTCCCAACAGGTCTCTCCTCTCTTACTTTAATCACCACGCCGCCTGATAACTATGTCTTACCTAACAATACACAGAGTATCACAGAAAGGAATTACACATTTTCTGTAACACCTTCTGTGGAAGATTCTACAGATACCTATGGAAATGATTTTAAAAGGTTTAAATGGACAAATCCAAAGCAGGGCACTATTACTGTTACTGATAGTTATATGGTTACAACAAGCTCTGACTGGAACAGATTTGTGACAAGTGATAGATTCCCGTTTGACAGTTCAGGTCTGCCTGACTTGATCACAGCATACATGAAGCCTTCAGGCGAGGTACAGTCAGATCATCCCATTTTTATAAACCTGGTAAATTCCCTCACAGCCGGTCTTACTACCCAGTGGGAGGTATTGAAGACCCTGAACGGGTGGATTATGGATAATATCTACTATGGCTCAAACCCATATGGGCACGACGCCCTCTCCACCTTTGCGTTAAAATATGGCAACTGCGCCAACTATGCACATATAGCCCTGGCTATGATAAGGGCAGCAGGGATCCCGGCCAGGATTACACATGGATACTCACTGCATAAATCCTATTCTCTCCCCACAGGGAGTGCCCCGGTAGATGCAGACTGGGGAGAGGGTACCCATGCATGGATAGAGGTCTATTATCCCTCTCTCGGGTGGGTGCCATATGATCCGCAGCGCGATCTTCATCATGTAGATACCCACAGGGTACTATGGGGCAGAGGGTCAGATGCAAAAGGTATCGTCGGAGGAACATACTGGACCTTCAGCTCTGTTCCTTCAGGGTACCCTAATACCTATCATTCCCTGAATGTTAACTGGATAGAAGATTCTATTGCACTCTCTTACATAAAATCCACTAATGAAATCAATTCAAAATCCTTTAGCTCGAAGGTAACATATATTGATTATGATGCAGACAGTGATGAAGACAAAATTTTAGACTGGTGGGAGCAGCAGATTATTGATTATAGTCAAACTGATGAGATAACCAGTTTTGCGGATGTCCTGCCCGAAGATGACTTTGATGGGGACAACTTTTCCAATATGAAGGAATATCAAAAAGAGACAGACCCGACCGATCCAGATTCACATCCGCCAAGGACCATGCCATGGCTTATGTTACTGCTGGATGATTAGATACCGGTTGTTGTAAGGGTTATTTCGATTTCCATCTCTTGTAAAAATATTCCTCTACGGTTTTGGCTCGGTAGGGTTTTCCCAGAAATGTGTTTCGGCATCCCATATATGCTCCGCACTCAAACGGCTTTGCTTCATGCACCGAACACATGTCTCTATCATCTATGAATATGCAGCGCCCCTTTTCCTCCGCATAATAGTCGGGCGCAACAGTGCCAGGGTTGGCAATGTATCTCTGGCCTTTTTTCTTGGCAGGCGCAAGCGCATAGGCTGTATGGCCATTGCTTGTTACAGGCACCCTGACAAGGTAGTTTTCCTTAAGATCATCAATAGAAATTCCTAAAAATTGTGAAAGCTTAAGTATGTCATCAGGTACTAATCGACCCGGATCATTAAGGCATGCGCTTACACATTCCTTACAACTGCAATTTTCCAATTTTTATTTTCCTAAAAGCCCCATCGCCTTTTCAACAATATTTTCTGCGGTGAACCCGAATCTTTTCATTACAGTCCCGCCAGGTGCTGAGGCGCCAAAGGTATCTATACCTATTATTACACCCTTTTCACCAGCGTACCTCTCCCATCCCATTGACAGCCCTGCCTCAACTACAACACGGTTTTTAACATCAGGAGGGAGTACCTTGTCCCTGTATTCCCTTGGATTTTCATTAAAGAGCTCAATACTCGGCATGCTTACTACCCTGGCCTTAATACCCTTTTCAAGAAGCTTATCCTTTGCGGCAAGTGAGATATTAACCTCAGAACCTGTTGCGATAATTATAACATCGGGTGTTCCATCTGTATCGGCAAGAATGTATGCACCTTTTGCAAGCCCCTCTGCATGGCCATATTTCTTTCTGTCAATCACCGGGAGATTCTGCCTGCTCAGGATAAGGGCTACAGGCCTATCTGTAGTTTTTATGGCGAACCTCCACGCCTCTTTTGTCTCAGTCGCATCGGAAGGCCGAATAACAATAAGCCCTGGGATAGACCTTAAACTAAAGATCTGCTCAACAGGCTGATGGGTTGGGCCATCTTCACCCACAGCAATACTGTCATGGGTAAAGATATATTTGACAGGCTGTTTCATGAGGGCAGCAAGCCTTATGGATGGCCTCATATAATCTGCAAATACTAAAAATGTCCCGCCAAAAGGTATGAGCCCCTTATGAAGGGCTATGCCGGAGAGGATTGCTCCCATTGCATGTTCCCTTACCCCGAACCTGATATTGCGGCCGGTATAATCCCCTTTCTGCATATCATGTGATGATGTGATCATGGTATTGTTTGACGGCGCAAGGTCTGCTGAACCGCCTACAAGGTTTGGTATCTTCGGGGCAATGGCATTCAGTACCTTTCCAGAGGCGGCCCTGGTCGCAATGCTTACGGTTGGGTCAGGAAAATCGGGCATGGCACTTTCCCATTCAGCACCTAGTTTGTTATTCATAGCATTCATTAAGGTCTCTGCAAGACCAGTGTGCGCCTTTTTATAGGAGCTAAACAGGTTGTTCCATGCTGCTTCCGCCTTTTTACCATTCTCCATACATTTTTTAAAATGGGCGGTTACCTCGCCAGGCACATAAAAGCTCTCTGTCTCAGGCCAGCCAAGGTTTTTTTTCGTAAGCCTTATCTCTTCTTCACCCAGTGGGGAGCCATGTGCATCAGAGGTGTCCTGCTTGTTGGGGCTGCCATAGGCGATGTGTGTCTTTACAATAATGATAGATGGCCTCTCTTTTTCATCCCTGGCATTTTCTAGTGCATCATTAATGGCATCAAGATCATTACCATCAACAACCCTCTGCACATGCCAGTTATATGCCTCAAACCTTTTAGCAACATCCTCTGTAAAGGTGAGGTCTGTTTTGCCTTCAATAGTGATGCCATTATCATCATATATGCAGATCAGCCTTGACAGACCCATGTGACCTGCAAAGGAGGCTGCCTCAGAGGTTATCCCCTCCATAAGGTCTCCATCCCCGCACATCACATAGGTGAAGTGGTCAACAATATCAAAACCCGGCTGGTTATATATTGATGCAAGGTGTCTTTCGGCAAGGGCCATGCCCACGGCATTTGTAAAACCCTGTCCGAGCGGGCCTGTGGTCGTCTCAACACCAACAGTGTGACCGAATTCCGGGTGCCCCGGTGTTTTGCTTCCGAGCTGCCTGAAGTTTTTAAGCTCTTCTATGGTAAGGCCGTAACCTGTAAGATGCAGAAGGCTATAGAGTAGCATGGATGCGTGGCCCCCTGACAGCACAAACCTGTCCCTGTTAAACCATGTTGGGTTTTCAGGGTTATGCCTCATGATTTCGCTCCACAGGAGATAAGCAGGGCTGGCTAGCCCCATGGGCGCTCCGGGGTGGCCTGAATTTGCCTTCTGTACCGCATCCATTGCAAGGGTCCTTATGGTGTTTACACATGTGTTATGAATTTTATCGTTTTTAAAGAATTGCCCCTTTGACATTGCTCTTATCTCCTGTCCTTTTATTAGTAAAATCAGTCGGTTTCTGATAGCTGCCTTTAAAGAAGGAGGCGACTATCAACCTGTAGCTTTATTATTAAGTATGCTGGTCTTGGATTTAATCTGAATATGTCGCCCTGTCAAGACAGTTTCTCCGGTAAAAAATCATTTGAAAAATAAAAAAAATAAAAGAAAGGTTGATTAACAGGATTTTTTAAACTATGGTTTTTCCCCATCATATATAAAAGACATCAAATCGTCTTAAAAAAATAGAAAACTTTTTGTTCAGAGGAGAGGCTATGAGTGCAAATGAAATACTCGATATGCTTATGGGCATTGTTCAAACAAGCGGGGTGGCCAATTTTCAGTTCAACCTGATTATCATGTGGATAATAGGCCTTCTTTTTATGTATCTGGCTATTGCCAAAAATTTTGAGCCGCTATTACTGCTGCCAATCGGGTTCGGTATCTTTATTGTGAATTTCCCACTGGTGCCTTTGATGGGTTTTACAGAAGAGGGGCATGCCCAGTTGCTGCAATTTTTCTATCGTTACGGTCTTGAGTGGGAGATCATACCCTGCGTAATATTCCTTGGTCTTGGCGCCATGACCGATTTTGGCCCGCTAATAGCCAATCCCAAGACCCTTATCATAGGGGCTGGCGCTCAACTCGGGGTGTTTGTCACATTTACCGGAACAATACTGGCAGGCTTTACACTTAAAGAGGCCGCATCAGTCGGTATTATTGGTGGTGCAGATGGCCCTACAACAATATACCTTACGCAGCATCTTGCGCCCCAGCTTCTGGGTGCAAACGCCCTTGCGGCATATTCATATATGGCTATGGTGCCCCTTATCCAGCCCCCTATCATGAGGCTTTTTACAAGCCAGAAGGAAAGGCTGATCAAGATGAAACAGATGAGGGCGGTTTCAAGACAGGAAAAGATTATTTTTCCCCTTGTTACAGTAGCAATTATTGCACTTCTGGTTCCATCGGTTGTCCCCCTGATGGGTATGTTTATGCTGGGTAACCTGATGAAGGAGAGCGGTGTGGTGGCAAGGCTTACTGATACGGCCCAGAATGCGCTCATGAATATTGTGACTATTTTTCTTGGTATTTCAGTTGGTGCAACTATGCATGCGGATGCCTTTTTGAACCCTAAACCGCTGTTTATCTTTGCCCTGGGGCTCGTAGATTTTGCCGTATGTACTGTGGGGGGCATTTTAACAGTTAAGATAATGAACCTTTTCCTGAAGGAAAAGATTAACCCGCTTATCGGTTCCGCGGGTGTCTCTGCTGTGCCCATGTCAGCGCGCGTATCAGAGCTTGAAGGCATTAAATATGACAAGAAAAACCACCTGCTCATGCATGCAATGAGCCCGAACCTGGCAGGTGTTATAGGTTCATCAGCAGCAGCAGGCATGTTTATAGCCATGTTTAATTAAATTAAATATATTCTTATAAAGGTATAAAAAATGAAAAGAACAATATTTACACTGCTTATGCTTATTTTTCTTCCCGGGTTTTTATATGGCGGGGCGGATATGCCTAAGGTGCCCTTAACCGATGATTCGCAGATCATCTCGGAAAATGAGGAAAAGCTTGAATTTACAACAGGGCTGTCACATGATGATGCCTTGGCCTTTTATAAAGAAACATTCAAGGGTCTTAAGGATATCAATTTCCGTGACTGGAAAAGTGCCACATATATAGAGGATGACAGCAACAGGCCCTGGCATTCTGTGCTCATCTCCAAAAAAATGGAAGATCAGAAGACCAGGATAGTTATTTCTCAGGACAACTGGAGCTGGATAACAGGTACACTTATCCTCAGGTTTATTGGTGTTTTTATGGTCCTGCTTATTTTGTATGTGGGCCTGAAAATATCGGGGCTGGTAATAAGCCGGGTTGTAAACAGGAACGCTGCAAAGGCAGCCGCAAAGTAGAAATAATAAAAAAGATCAATCTGCCCCATAAGGGCGGATTGATCTTTTCAAGAAAAGTAATCTGATTATCTGCGAGAATTATCTCTGTTATTCTACAGTAACCAGAACAGCATCTGCCTCAACCGTATCACCGTTCTTGCATTTTACCTCTTTTACGGTACCGGTGTAGGGTGTAACTACCGGTAATTCCATCTTCATTGCCTCAAGGATCAATACCTCGTCATCTTCGGTAACCTTATCTCCAGGTTTTACCTTTACATCCAATACCTTGCCGCCCATGGGTGCGATTATTTCACTCACAATAGACCCTCCATTAACTTTTGTTTATAAAATATAAAATTTAAAGGATATAAACCTTTTTAATCTGCATTTGTCAAGGCTAAATTTTTAGATAAATTCAGGTGAATGGCACACTATTTGAATATAAACTTGAGAGTGCTTGACTTAATATATGTAATTAAGTAATATCAGGCAATTTTATATTAACCTGTATAATTTTTTGTAAATAAGAATCATATTTTCTCTAATTATTATGACTGCTAACAGGAGATTCTTCTATGCCCCAAATGTACATATGGGTTGCCGAGACTAAAAGAGGCAGAAAACTTAAGGGTGAGCTGGAGGCCGCATCTGAACAGATTGCAATGTCCCAGTTAAGGAAAAGAAACCTTAAGGTCTTGAAGCTTAAACCAAAACCCAAGGATATCTTTGAAAATGTCGCCTTTATGCAGCCAAAGGTAACAAACAAGGATTTAGTCATCTTTACCAGGCAGTTTTCCACAATGATCGATGCGGGGCTTCCCCTTGTTCAGGGGCTTAATATCCTGGCTGAACAGGCTGACAACCCCAAGTTCAGGTCTATCCTGAAACAGATTACAAAGGATGTTGAAGGGGGTTCAACACTTGCGGAGGCGATGAAGAAGCACCCCAAGGTATTTAATGAGCTGTTTGTGAACCTTATTGCGGCAGGCGAGGTTGGCGGTATACTTGATACCATACTACAGCGTCTCGCGACATTCATTGAAAAGGCAGCCGAACTTAAATCAAAGATCAAAGGCGCCCTTACATACCCGATTGTTGTTGTATGTATCGCCTTTATTGTTATTGCTGTTATCCTTATATTTGTTATCCCTGTTTTCCAGGATATGTTCGCGAGCTTTGGTTCTGCCCTGCCTGCACCCACTCAGATCGTCGTAAATATGAGTGATTTCATGAAGGGCAATATTCACTGGGTAATTCTGGGGATTGCTGCTCTTGCATTTGCCTTTAAACAATACAGGAACACAAAGGGAGGCAGGAAGACCACTGATAACATAGCCCTGAAACTGCCTATCTTTGGGGATCTCTTAAAGAAGACCGCAGTTGCACGGTTTACAAGGACACTCGGCACCATGCTCTCGAGCGGTGTGCCTATCCTTGATTCCCTTGAAATAGTCGCAAAAACAGCAGGTAATGTTGTTATTGAAGAGATTATCTATGAGGTTAGGGGGAGCATAGCTGAAGGCCAGACCATTGCTGAGCCGCTCTCTGAAAATGATATCTTCCCCGGAATGGTTATTCAGATGATATCTGTCGGTGAGGCGACAGGCGCACTTGATACAATGCTTGAAAAGATAGCCGATTTTTATGACAAAGAGGTTGATGCCGCTGTTGATGCCTTAACCGCTATGCTGGAACCGCTCCTCATGCTGTTTTTAGGCGGGGCTATCGGTGGACTCGTAGTTGCAATGTACCTGCCTATCTTCTCAATGGCAGGAGCTGTTGGCTAGATTTTTCTTATGGTCGATACAGACCCTGATACCGGTCAGACTGAACTGAAAGGGAGGCTTCAGAAGCTTATGCTTCTGAGACTCCTTTTTGTATCTGTTTTGCTTGGTGTATCCATATTTCTGCAGGTAAGGAAGACAGAGACCTATTTCGGTGATATCCAGACATTCCATTATCTTCTTATTGCGACAATATATTTCCTGACGTTTGTTTATATAATTTTTTTAAAGGCACTTAAGAATCTTGTCAGGCAGGCATATCTGCAGCTTATTTTTGATTCCTTTTTTATTACCGCTATCGTCTATGCAACCGGCGGCATCGGGAGTATCTTTTCATTCCTTTATATACTAAACATAATCAATGCGAGTATTATTCTATACCGCAAGGGGGGCATGGTAATCGCAAGCAGTTGCAGTATATTATACGGGCTGCTCCTTGATCTACATTATTATGGTGTTATTGACCCTCCTGGCCCGGGCTATGATTATCCTTTTGAGTATCAGCCATCAAATATCTTTTTTATTATAGTGGTAAATATTGCCGCCTTTTATATAGTAGCCTTTTTAAGCAGCTTCCCCTCCGAGCAGGCGAAAAAGAGCAGGGCAGAGCTTAGAGAAAAGGAACAAGACATCTCCAAACTTGAGGCGCTTAATGAATGGATCTTGAGCAGCATTGCATCGGGGCTCATAGTAACAGATGAGCAGAAGAGAGTAATACGCCTTAATCCCGCAGCAGAAAAGATATTCAGCCTTGCAGGCAAGGATATCAGGGGTAAAATGATATCGGATATCCTTAAGTTATCAAATGGATTCCTTGATGCTACTGCTCTTGAAGATAAATCTGCTTCAGACGCTCCTTATAGTTACAGTGATTTTAATTATAAGAATAAGTTGGGGGAGACACTTTCACTCAGGCTCTCCAAGTCTCCTTTGATCATACCTGATACAGACCAGAAGGGGAACATCCTCCTTTTCCAGGATGTAACAGAGATGAAACGGATAGAAAAGGAGATAAAAAGGATCGAAGGGCTGGCCCTTGTTGGTGAGCTTGCAGCAGGGATTGCCCATGAAATCCGGAATCCAATGGCCTCCATAAGCGGCTCAATACAGATGCTTAAAGAAGAGATGGATACCAATGCGGTAAATAAAAGGCTTATGGGGATCATTTTAAGAGAGATAGACAGGCTGAATCACCTTATTAATGATTTTTTAAAATTTGCTAGGCCAAAACCCTTTGAGATGCGGAGATTTCATCTGAATGAATTGATAACCGAATCCCTTGAGCTTATTAAAAACAGCGGCAGGTGGAAGAAAAATATAATGTTAAAGACTGATTTAAACAGTAATGACCTGATGTTTTCAGATCCTGAACAAATAAGACAGGTGATCTGGAATGTCCTTCTTAATGCAGCAGATGCTTTACCTGAAAGGGGTTTTATGCATATAACCACAGGCAGGGTTAAGGGTGAAGGCCCCGATGGTATTATGCAGGATATGGTAGAGATAGTGTTCAGGGATTCAGGCAAAGGTTTCAGTGAAAAGGCCATGGTACACATGTTCTCTCCATTTTTTACTACAAAGGAGGGAGGTTCAGGGCTTGGGCTCGCAATGGTGAAGCAGATAGTAGAGGGGCTTAAAGGTTCAATAAGCGGAAGAAATCATCCTGAAGGAGGGGCTGAGATAATTGTCCGCCTTAAGGTGCAATAATTTATAGTTTTACAGGGAATGTTTAATATGGATTTTTTGAATAAAGATTATTTACTGAAGGTATCAAAACCCAGCAGGTATATCGGGCATGAGGTAAATGCGGTAATAAAGGATCATAAAGCAGTTGATGTTACTGTTGCGCTCGCCTTTCCTGATGTGTACGAAGTGGGGATGTCACATCTGGGATTAAAGATTCTGTATGGAATTTTAAACAGCCATGAATGGATTGCTGCTGAAAGGGTATTCTCACCATGGCCTGATATGGAAGATGAATTGAGGAAAAAGAGTATCCCCCTCTCCACACTGGAGTCTGACACACCTCTAAATTCATTTGATGTTGTCGGGATAAGCCTGCAGCATGAGCTTTGCTACACCAATATCCTTACAATGTTGAATCTTGCGGGCATACCATTTTTATCGTCTGAAAGGGATGACTCTTATCCATTGATTGTAGGAGGCGGGCCAGCCTGTTTTAATCCTGAGCCTGTGGCGGATATCTTTGATGCAATATTGATAGGAGACGGCGAGGAGGCTGTTATAGAGCTGTGCAGGGTTATCAGGGATGCAAAAAAGAGGAAAAAGGGAAAACGATATATCCTTGATGAAATGAGCAGGATAAAGGGCTTTTATATCCCCTCTTTCTTTAAACCCCATTATGACACAGATAACAGGTTCGCCAGCATGGAACCCCTTGTTAAGGGCTATGAGAGGGTTGAAAAGGTAATAATAGCGGACATGAACAGGGCATTTTTTCCTGTGGATCAGGTTGTGCCATGCGCCCAGCTTATACATGACCGGCTGGCTATTGAGATATCAAGGGGGTGCACAAGGGGATGCCGTTTCTGCCAGGCAGGCATTATTTACAGGCCTGTAAGGGAGCGGACCCCGGGTGATATCATTGACCTGGCTGACAGGGCCCTTAACTCCACAGGTTTTAGTGAGATATCCTTACTCTCATTGAGTGCCGGGGATTACAGCTTTATTGCCTCCCTGTTAAAGGAGCTTATGGACCGACAGGCAGAAAAAAAGGTGGCTGTAAGCCTACCCTCACTCAGGATAGACAGTATTGACCCTGCCTGGTTTGATGAGATAAAAAGGGTGAGAAAAACAGGTTTTACCCTGGCGCCTGAGGCAGGCACTGACAGGCTGAGGCGTATAATAAACAAGACGCTTACTAATGATGAGATAATAAAGACGGCCAGAGATGTGTACAGTGCAGGCTGGAAGCTGATAAAGTTATACTTCATGATCGGGCTCCCTGGTGAAACAGAGGATGATCTGTATGGTATTATTGATCTTGCCAGAAAGGTTGCCGCCTGTGCCAGGAGCAAGGGAAAGAAAGAGGTCTTGAATATCAGCGTTGCAGCATTTGTCCCGAAATCACATACCCCTTTTATGTGGGAGCCGCAGATAGGGTCTGAAGAGAGCATGAGGCGGATTAATGTGATACGTGATGCGTTTCAGGGACCTTTTATAAGGGTCAAGTGGAATCAGCCTGAGATAAGCTGGCTTGAAGGGATGTTTTCAAGGGGTGACCGCAGGCTTTTATATCCCCTGATCAGGGCATGGGAAAGGGGGGCAAGATTTGATGCATGGAGCGAATATTTAAATTTGGGCCTCTGGAAGGAGTGCTTCATGGAATCACAGATTGACCCGGCATATTATCTGCATCGCAGACGCGGTATGGATGAGAAGCTCCCCTGGGGACACATCTCGTCAGGTGTTTCATTAGAGTACCTTAAAGAGGAATATGAGAATTGCTTAAAGGAGATCACCACACCTGACTGCAGAAAGGGGTGCCTTGAATGTGGTGTATGTGATTTTAATGAGATCAGGCCGCGTATAAATTCTGAGTGGTCACTCACTGAAAAGAGGGGCGGTGGATCAATATCACCTGATGCTGCAAGGCAAAAATCAAGGCTCAGGGTAACCTTTACCAAGAGAGGCCCGGCAGGGTTTGCAAGCCATCTTGAACTGATCAAGCTTCTTACAAGGTCATTTAAAAGAACCGGGCTTGATATTGTGTTTTCAGAGGGGTTTCATCCCATGCCTAAACTTTCATTTGCCTGTGCATTACCGGTAGGGACCGAGAGCCTCTGTGAGACTTTAGATATGGAATTATATGGTCCTGTTAATCCTGAGCAGGTAAAAGAAGATCTGAACCACAACCTGCCCGAAGGAGTAAGGATATTGGATGTACGCGACATAACAGGCATATCAAAAGGCATGGCTATCAAGGAAAGTCATTATCACATGGGTGTTTCCGGTATTAAAATCGACCGGGAGTTACTTGAAGACTTCATAAACTCTGATAGTTTTGAGATCATCAAAAGGTCAGATAAGGGTGTTAAAAAGATAGATGCGAGAAAGATGGTTAAAAGTATCGGGTTTATTTCTGACAGTATGTTAGAGCTTATCGTTACACATACAGATGGACCGGAGCTTAAACCTTCCGGTATAATAGCAGAGATATTCAGGATAAACCCTGAAGAGATTTACAGGATAAAGGTCTTAAAGGTAAAACAGATAACAGGGTAAAGAGGCATGTCTGATATACCCTGTGCTCAATAAGACAAAGCAAATTAAAAGAAGGCGGGAAGGCATATGGCTAGTGAACTTATAATCAATTCCAGGCTTCATGAGACCAGGGTCGCCCTGGTAGAAAACAGTGATGTGGCCGAGCTTTACATAGAGAGAAAGACCGGTCAGGAACTCATAGGCAACATATACCGCGGCAGGGTGGTAAGGGTGCTGCCAGGCATGCAGGCCGCCTTTGTTGATATCGGCCAGGAGAGGACCGCATTTTTATATGTAACGGATGTGCACAGGGAT
This genomic stretch from Desulfatiglans sp. harbors:
- a CDS encoding CAP domain-containing protein, which produces MTNTGSQYYVRDKMLIFIKTRKRYLRVPLLFILFYLYVTPCGGQQITENIIDTTSTWINQCRTQKDIETLIIDQKLNSVAASHSMKMVELDMLSDSSKELGTPFERIKSAGLTDINNLVVVSKAKNIDLLQNQLESPENLLKILSPEMTHMGIGVKQDSAGEFWLTIHMSERAITFAEFILSQSYTEDAQRSITIKGNSLSKRIKVILASTETLYPKVDVDQIILPQPNGDFEITLNFGEATGSFDFEFYVEKDGGYKLMNFFNISI
- a CDS encoding transglutaminase family protein; translation: MKHTYTIIVPTGLSSLTLITTPPDNYVLPNNTQSITERNYTFSVTPSVEDSTDTYGNDFKRFKWTNPKQGTITVTDSYMVTTSSDWNRFVTSDRFPFDSSGLPDLITAYMKPSGEVQSDHPIFINLVNSLTAGLTTQWEVLKTLNGWIMDNIYYGSNPYGHDALSTFALKYGNCANYAHIALAMIRAAGIPARITHGYSLHKSYSLPTGSAPVDADWGEGTHAWIEVYYPSLGWVPYDPQRDLHHVDTHRVLWGRGSDAKGIVGGTYWTFSSVPSGYPNTYHSLNVNWIEDSIALSYIKSTNEINSKSFSSKVTYIDYDADSDEDKILDWWEQQIIDYSQTDEITSFADVLPEDDFDGDNFSNMKEYQKETDPTDPDSHPPRTMPWLMLLLDD
- the tkt gene encoding transketolase, whose protein sequence is MSKGQFFKNDKIHNTCVNTIRTLAMDAVQKANSGHPGAPMGLASPAYLLWSEIMRHNPENPTWFNRDRFVLSGGHASMLLYSLLHLTGYGLTIEELKNFRQLGSKTPGHPEFGHTVGVETTTGPLGQGFTNAVGMALAERHLASIYNQPGFDIVDHFTYVMCGDGDLMEGITSEAASFAGHMGLSRLICIYDDNGITIEGKTDLTFTEDVAKRFEAYNWHVQRVVDGNDLDAINDALENARDEKERPSIIIVKTHIAYGSPNKQDTSDAHGSPLGEEEIRLTKKNLGWPETESFYVPGEVTAHFKKCMENGKKAEAAWNNLFSSYKKAHTGLAETLMNAMNNKLGAEWESAMPDFPDPTVSIATRAASGKVLNAIAPKIPNLVGGSADLAPSNNTMITSSHDMQKGDYTGRNIRFGVREHAMGAILSGIALHKGLIPFGGTFLVFADYMRPSIRLAALMKQPVKYIFTHDSIAVGEDGPTHQPVEQIFSLRSIPGLIVIRPSDATETKEAWRFAIKTTDRPVALILSRQNLPVIDRKKYGHAEGLAKGAYILADTDGTPDVIIIATGSEVNISLAAKDKLLEKGIKARVVSMPSIELFNENPREYRDKVLPPDVKNRVVVEAGLSMGWERYAGEKGVIIGIDTFGASAPGGTVMKRFGFTAENIVEKAMGLLGK
- a CDS encoding sodium ion-translocating decarboxylase subunit beta; translation: MLMGIVQTSGVANFQFNLIIMWIIGLLFMYLAIAKNFEPLLLLPIGFGIFIVNFPLVPLMGFTEEGHAQLLQFFYRYGLEWEIIPCVIFLGLGAMTDFGPLIANPKTLIIGAGAQLGVFVTFTGTILAGFTLKEAASVGIIGGADGPTTIYLTQHLAPQLLGANALAAYSYMAMVPLIQPPIMRLFTSQKERLIKMKQMRAVSRQEKIIFPLVTVAIIALLVPSVVPLMGMFMLGNLMKESGVVARLTDTAQNALMNIVTIFLGISVGATMHADAFLNPKPLFIFALGLVDFAVCTVGGILTVKIMNLFLKEKINPLIGSAGVSAVPMSARVSELEGIKYDKKNHLLMHAMSPNLAGVIGSSAAAGMFIAMFN
- a CDS encoding acetyl-CoA carboxylase biotin carboxyl carrier protein subunit, translated to MSEIIAPMGGKVLDVKVKPGDKVTEDDEVLILEAMKMELPVVTPYTGTVKEVKCKNGDTVEADAVLVTVE
- a CDS encoding type II secretion system F family protein, coding for MPQMYIWVAETKRGRKLKGELEAASEQIAMSQLRKRNLKVLKLKPKPKDIFENVAFMQPKVTNKDLVIFTRQFSTMIDAGLPLVQGLNILAEQADNPKFRSILKQITKDVEGGSTLAEAMKKHPKVFNELFVNLIAAGEVGGILDTILQRLATFIEKAAELKSKIKGALTYPIVVVCIAFIVIAVILIFVIPVFQDMFASFGSALPAPTQIVVNMSDFMKGNIHWVILGIAALAFAFKQYRNTKGGRKTTDNIALKLPIFGDLLKKTAVARFTRTLGTMLSSGVPILDSLEIVAKTAGNVVIEEIIYEVRGSIAEGQTIAEPLSENDIFPGMVIQMISVGEATGALDTMLEKIADFYDKEVDAAVDALTAMLEPLLMLFLGGAIGGLVVAMYLPIFSMAGAVG
- a CDS encoding PAS domain S-box protein; translation: MVDTDPDTGQTELKGRLQKLMLLRLLFVSVLLGVSIFLQVRKTETYFGDIQTFHYLLIATIYFLTFVYIIFLKALKNLVRQAYLQLIFDSFFITAIVYATGGIGSIFSFLYILNIINASIILYRKGGMVIASSCSILYGLLLDLHYYGVIDPPGPGYDYPFEYQPSNIFFIIVVNIAAFYIVAFLSSFPSEQAKKSRAELREKEQDISKLEALNEWILSSIASGLIVTDEQKRVIRLNPAAEKIFSLAGKDIRGKMISDILKLSNGFLDATALEDKSASDAPYSYSDFNYKNKLGETLSLRLSKSPLIIPDTDQKGNILLFQDVTEMKRIEKEIKRIEGLALVGELAAGIAHEIRNPMASISGSIQMLKEEMDTNAVNKRLMGIILREIDRLNHLINDFLKFARPKPFEMRRFHLNELITESLELIKNSGRWKKNIMLKTDLNSNDLMFSDPEQIRQVIWNVLLNAADALPERGFMHITTGRVKGEGPDGIMQDMVEIVFRDSGKGFSEKAMVHMFSPFFTTKEGGSGLGLAMVKQIVEGLKGSISGRNHPEGGAEIIVRLKVQ